The proteins below are encoded in one region of Paralysiella testudinis:
- a CDS encoding CsbD family protein, with the protein MNWDQIEGKWAQLKGSAKEKWGKLTDDDWKVIEGKRDQLAGRLQERYGYTKEQVEQELKDWEEQSK; encoded by the coding sequence ATGAATTGGGATCAAATCGAAGGTAAATGGGCGCAGCTGAAAGGCTCGGCGAAAGAAAAATGGGGCAAGCTGACCGATGACGATTGGAAAGTAATTGAAGGCAAGCGCGACCAGCTGGCCGGCCGTTTGCAAGAGCGCTACGGCTACACCAAAGAACAGGTGGAGCAGGAGCTGAAAGATTGGGAAGAGCAATCCAAGTAA
- the pstA gene encoding phosphate ABC transporter permease PstA translates to MNNALYRRRRLLNHFNLLMSLCTIAFGLFWLGWIFVTLFSEGFSSLGAHIFSMDTPPPGMEGGLRNAIIGSLMITFFGLLVGTPIGILCGIYLAEFGQKGWLAPATRFMNDILLSAPSIVIGIFIWELVVFQQGHFSGWAGSLALSLLVIPVVVRTTENMLRLVPNSLREAAFALGTPKWKLVSMVTLRAAKTGVLTGILLAFARITGETAPLLFTALNNQFFSLNMNQPMANLPNVIYQFAMSPYSDWHDLAWAAALLIALTVLTANILARYLGNKHQ, encoded by the coding sequence ATGAACAACGCTTTATACCGCCGCCGCCGCTTACTCAACCACTTTAATCTGTTGATGTCTTTGTGCACCATAGCTTTCGGCCTGTTTTGGCTGGGTTGGATTTTCGTCACCCTATTTAGCGAAGGCTTTAGCAGCTTGGGCGCACATATTTTCAGCATGGACACCCCGCCGCCGGGCATGGAAGGCGGCTTGCGCAACGCCATTATCGGCAGCCTGATGATTACCTTCTTTGGCCTATTGGTGGGCACGCCCATCGGCATTCTGTGCGGCATCTACTTGGCCGAATTCGGCCAAAAAGGTTGGCTGGCACCGGCCACGCGCTTTATGAACGATATTTTGCTGTCGGCGCCTTCCATCGTTATCGGTATTTTTATCTGGGAGCTGGTGGTATTCCAACAAGGGCACTTCTCCGGCTGGGCAGGCTCCTTGGCCTTGTCGCTGCTGGTGATTCCGGTGGTGGTGCGCACCACCGAAAACATGCTGCGCCTGGTGCCCAACAGCCTGCGTGAAGCCGCTTTTGCCTTAGGTACGCCCAAATGGAAGCTGGTGAGCATGGTGACCTTGCGCGCCGCCAAAACCGGCGTACTCACCGGCATCTTGCTGGCCTTTGCCCGCATCACCGGCGAAACCGCACCCTTGCTGTTTACCGCGCTAAATAACCAGTTCTTCAGCCTCAACATGAATCAGCCCATGGCCAACTTGCCCAATGTGATCTACCAATTTGCCATGAGCCCCTATTCCGACTGGCACGATCTGGCTTGGGCCGCCGCCTTGCTGATTGCCCTCACGGTATTGACCGCCAATATTCTGGCGCGCTACCTGGGCAACAAACACCAATAA
- a CDS encoding protein-L-isoaspartate O-methyltransferase family protein: MDFNQARYNMVEQQIRPWDVLDFDLLDVLGDVPREAFVLPEQQNVAYTDQALKLANGGMMLEPKIVARLIQALALNKGDKVLEVGTGSGYATAILAKLAGQVLSVDVDAEQQQRAQAALADLHLDNIQFQVADGLAGVDSGAPYSAIYVGGSVPVLPEALQQQLADGGSMVVIVGAEPVMRACLIRRQGNEFSTRVLFDTVVPALHSPATPAPSAFSF; the protein is encoded by the coding sequence ATGGACTTTAACCAAGCGCGTTACAACATGGTAGAACAACAAATCCGTCCGTGGGACGTATTGGATTTCGACTTACTGGATGTATTGGGCGATGTGCCGCGCGAAGCCTTTGTGCTGCCCGAACAGCAAAACGTGGCTTATACCGACCAAGCACTCAAGCTGGCCAACGGCGGCATGATGCTGGAGCCCAAAATCGTGGCGCGCCTGATTCAGGCCTTGGCCTTGAATAAAGGCGACAAAGTATTGGAAGTGGGTACCGGCTCCGGCTATGCCACTGCCATTCTGGCCAAACTGGCCGGCCAGGTGTTAAGTGTGGATGTGGACGCCGAGCAACAACAACGCGCCCAAGCCGCCTTAGCCGATTTGCATTTGGACAATATCCAGTTTCAGGTAGCCGATGGCTTAGCCGGTGTAGACAGCGGCGCACCTTACAGCGCCATTTATGTGGGCGGCTCCGTGCCGGTATTGCCCGAAGCCCTGCAACAACAGCTGGCCGACGGCGGCAGCATGGTGGTAATCGTGGGCGCCGAGCCGGTGATGCGTGCCTGCCTGATTCGCCGCCAAGGCAATGAATTCAGCACCCGCGTACTGTTCGACACCGTGGTGCCCGCTTTGCACAGCCCGGCCACACCGGCGCCCTCTGCGTTTTCGTTTTAA
- a CDS encoding rhodanese-like domain-containing protein has product MSDIHTLSPAQLQQWQQQGRRFTLLDVREDDEVAYAALPGHVHIPMNRIPLRHNELADDMPIVVYCHHGIRSMQVALFLAQAGFDELYNLSGGIDAWSQTVDNSVPRY; this is encoded by the coding sequence ATGAGCGACATCCACACCCTCTCCCCCGCCCAATTACAGCAATGGCAGCAACAAGGCCGCCGCTTTACCTTGCTCGACGTGCGCGAAGACGATGAAGTGGCCTACGCCGCCCTGCCCGGCCATGTCCACATCCCCATGAACCGCATCCCCTTGCGCCACAACGAGCTGGCCGACGACATGCCGATTGTGGTCTATTGCCACCACGGCATCCGCAGCATGCAGGTAGCCTTGTTTCTGGCACAAGCCGGTTTTGACGAACTTTATAACTTAAGCGGCGGCATCGACGCTTGGTCGCAAACGGTGGACAACAGCGTGCCGCGTTATTGA
- the secG gene encoding preprotein translocase subunit SecG: MEAFKTIIWIINIFSALAVIVLVLMQQGKGADAGAAFGSGSAQGVFGAAGNANFLSRSTAMAATVFFTTALALGFIATHSSKTSLDFSNVPQSAPAQTAPAPTSAPKPVIPE, translated from the coding sequence ATGGAAGCCTTTAAAACCATTATCTGGATTATCAACATCTTTTCCGCCTTGGCGGTGATTGTGCTGGTGTTGATGCAGCAGGGCAAAGGTGCCGATGCCGGTGCTGCCTTTGGTTCAGGTAGCGCCCAAGGCGTGTTTGGTGCCGCTGGCAACGCCAATTTTTTGAGCCGCAGCACCGCCATGGCTGCGACAGTATTTTTTACCACAGCGCTGGCATTGGGTTTTATCGCCACCCACAGCAGCAAAACCAGCTTGGATTTCAGCAACGTACCGCAAAGTGCCCCGGCACAAACCGCACCCGCGCCCACCTCAGCGCCCAAGCCGGTGATTCCCGAATAA
- a CDS encoding c-type cytochrome: MKHYKSKAQGSALTTLIGGIVILLAVLFLLVKLATSGYYSDVADNTATAVETRIMPVGNLTMGDGTPVGQRTGEQIFNKICIQCHAADSSVPNSPKITHNGEWAPRIAQGFATLIKHATEGFNAMPARGGDTTLTDDEVARAIAYMANQSGGNLTPPPVAGGDGAASAASTATASTPATDGAKVADGKAVFDSLCMACHNANSAIPFAPKITHNADWTVRLKQGKDTLFKHAIEGYTGPDGGIMPAKGGNANLSDEEVKAAVVYMVNQSGGKF; encoded by the coding sequence ATGAAGCACTACAAAAGCAAAGCCCAAGGCTCGGCATTAACCACGCTTATCGGCGGCATTGTCATTCTACTGGCGGTATTGTTTTTGCTGGTAAAACTGGCCACCAGCGGCTACTACAGCGATGTAGCCGACAACACCGCCACCGCAGTAGAAACCCGCATCATGCCGGTGGGCAACCTCACCATGGGCGATGGCACTCCGGTAGGCCAGCGTACCGGTGAGCAGATTTTCAATAAAATCTGCATCCAGTGCCACGCCGCCGACAGCAGCGTACCCAACTCACCCAAAATCACCCACAACGGTGAATGGGCGCCGCGCATCGCCCAAGGCTTCGCCACCTTAATCAAACACGCCACCGAAGGTTTTAACGCCATGCCAGCCCGCGGCGGCGACACCACCCTGACCGACGACGAAGTGGCGCGTGCCATTGCCTATATGGCCAATCAGTCCGGCGGCAACCTCACGCCACCGCCAGTAGCCGGTGGTGACGGTGCAGCCTCTGCCGCCTCAACAGCCACCGCCAGCACCCCGGCAACCGACGGTGCCAAAGTGGCAGACGGCAAGGCCGTGTTCGACAGCCTGTGTATGGCTTGCCACAACGCCAATTCCGCCATTCCGTTCGCCCCCAAAATCACCCACAATGCCGACTGGACAGTCCGCCTGAAGCAAGGCAAAGACACGCTGTTCAAACACGCTATTGAAGGCTACACCGGTCCGGACGGCGGCATCATGCCAGCCAAAGGCGGCAATGCCAATCTGAGCGATGAAGAAGTAAAAGCGGCAGTGGTATACATGGTGAACCAATCTGGCGGCAAATTCTAA
- a CDS encoding tyrosine-type recombinase/integrase, with translation MATITKRKNKYLARVRSKGVERSKTFRTITEARAWAAQLEVDIANKRLGIAPKHLTVSDIVIRYQKEVTPLKRGHRSEHLRLSRLLRHELCNVLLTDVAPEHIADWRDDRLKQVQPPSVARELSTLSSVFNHAMREWRLINDNPCRKISRPKDNPERTRRPSDDEIRRLCAYFEFDDDVKPVMIKQRVMLAFLLAIETAMRAGEICNIKWGDVDFGRRVVHLPMTKNGHSRDVPLSRRAIELLKMLEPLKLDFALGLSPEPLSTLFRRGVRYCEIDDLHFHDSRREALTRLSKKVDVMDLAKISGHRDIKILLNTYYAPDIANLADLLD, from the coding sequence ATGGCCACTATCACAAAACGTAAAAACAAGTATTTAGCCCGGGTGCGCTCAAAAGGCGTTGAGCGTTCCAAAACTTTCAGGACGATTACTGAAGCAAGAGCGTGGGCGGCTCAGCTTGAAGTGGATATTGCGAATAAGCGCCTTGGTATCGCGCCAAAGCACCTTACTGTATCTGATATTGTAATCCGTTATCAAAAAGAGGTCACGCCGTTAAAGCGTGGCCATCGCTCTGAGCATTTGCGTTTATCGCGCCTGCTTCGCCATGAGCTGTGCAATGTGCTGCTTACGGATGTGGCGCCGGAACATATTGCAGATTGGCGGGATGATAGATTAAAGCAGGTACAGCCGCCAAGCGTTGCGCGGGAACTTTCCACTCTGTCATCTGTATTTAATCATGCCATGCGCGAATGGCGGCTGATTAATGATAATCCGTGTCGCAAAATAAGCCGCCCGAAAGACAATCCCGAAAGAACACGAAGGCCATCTGACGATGAAATTCGCAGGCTGTGTGCTTATTTTGAATTTGACGATGATGTTAAGCCGGTGATGATAAAGCAGCGTGTGATGCTGGCATTTTTGCTGGCGATTGAAACCGCCATGCGGGCGGGGGAAATTTGCAATATAAAATGGGGGGATGTGGATTTTGGCAGGCGCGTGGTGCACTTACCGATGACAAAAAACGGCCATAGTAGAGATGTGCCGCTGTCGAGAAGGGCTATTGAGCTGTTGAAAATGCTTGAACCGCTGAAACTTGATTTCGCACTGGGGTTGTCGCCTGAGCCTTTGAGTACCCTGTTTCGGCGTGGTGTGCGTTATTGTGAAATTGATGATTTGCACTTTCATGATTCCAGGCGCGAGGCGTTGACGCGCTTATCTAAAAAAGTGGATGTAATGGACTTGGCAAAAATATCAGGGCATAGAGATATTAAGATTTTGCTTAACACCTACTATGCCCCGGATATCGCCAATTTGGCCGATTTGCTGGATTAA
- the pstS gene encoding phosphate ABC transporter substrate-binding protein PstS translates to MRIQLSSAVILAALSLAACSDKAPQQNAASAASGTAPATANASLDITGAGASFPQPVYAQWATAYQGATSGKVNYQSIGSSGGVKQITSKTVNFGATDAPLSKEELDKEGLIQFPTVIGGVVPVVNIDGIEPGKLKLNGEVLANIYLGKITKWNDPAIVALNDGLKLPDANITTVFRSDGSGTTFNFVTYLSQVSPAWKEQVGAANSVKWPTSASGAAGKGNEGVATYVSRVKNSIGYVEYAYAKQNNMSHVALQNKAGNFVQPSQESFAAAADADWKNAPGFQLILTNQGTDQAWPIAAATFILVHKKADDAAKAKAVLSFFDWAYKNGDDAATKLDYVPLPTSVKDLIREEWKQVTDANGAAVY, encoded by the coding sequence ATGCGCATTCAATTGTCTTCCGCGGTGATTTTGGCCGCCCTGTCTTTGGCCGCCTGCTCTGATAAAGCCCCGCAACAAAATGCCGCTAGCGCCGCTTCCGGCACCGCACCGGCCACAGCCAATGCTTCACTGGACATCACCGGTGCCGGTGCATCCTTTCCGCAGCCGGTATACGCCCAATGGGCCACTGCTTATCAAGGCGCCACTAGCGGCAAAGTGAACTATCAATCCATCGGCTCTTCCGGCGGCGTGAAACAAATCACCTCCAAAACCGTTAACTTTGGCGCCACCGATGCGCCCTTGTCTAAAGAAGAGCTGGATAAAGAAGGCTTGATTCAATTCCCCACCGTGATTGGCGGCGTGGTGCCGGTGGTAAACATCGACGGCATTGAGCCGGGCAAGCTGAAGCTCAACGGTGAAGTACTGGCCAATATTTATTTGGGCAAAATCACCAAATGGAACGACCCGGCCATCGTGGCTTTGAACGACGGCCTGAAGCTGCCCGACGCCAACATCACCACCGTATTCCGTTCCGACGGCTCCGGCACCACCTTTAACTTCGTTACCTACTTAAGCCAAGTTTCCCCTGCATGGAAAGAACAAGTGGGCGCCGCCAACTCAGTGAAATGGCCTACTTCTGCCAGCGGCGCGGCTGGTAAAGGCAATGAAGGTGTGGCCACTTATGTATCACGCGTGAAAAATTCCATCGGCTATGTGGAATATGCCTACGCCAAGCAAAACAATATGTCGCACGTGGCTTTGCAAAACAAGGCCGGTAACTTCGTACAGCCCTCGCAAGAGAGCTTTGCCGCTGCCGCCGATGCCGACTGGAAAAACGCCCCCGGCTTCCAGCTGATTCTAACCAACCAAGGCACCGACCAAGCTTGGCCGATTGCTGCGGCCACCTTTATTCTGGTGCACAAAAAAGCCGACGATGCCGCCAAAGCCAAAGCCGTATTGTCTTTCTTTGACTGGGCTTACAAAAACGGTGACGACGCCGCCACCAAGCTGGACTACGTGCCGCTGCCGACCAGCGTGAAAGACCTGATCCGCGAAGAGTGGAAACAAGTTACCGACGCCAACGGCGCTGCGGTTTACTGA
- the pstB gene encoding phosphate ABC transporter ATP-binding protein PstB — protein MDTTQNQSKIAVRDFNFYYGTFHALKNVNMDIPANKVTAFIGPSGCGKSTLLRTFNRMYDLYPGMKADGQLLLDGKNILDKNVDLNLLRAKVGMVFQKPTPFPMSIYDNVTFGVKLYESLSRSELDDRVEWALRKAALWGEVKDKLKQSGNSLSGGQQQRLCIARAVASKPEVVLLDEPTSALDPISTAHIEELVTELKKDYTIAIVTHNMQQAARVSDYTAYMYLGELMEVGETTQILTKPGRKETEDYITVKFG, from the coding sequence ATGGACACCACGCAAAACCAAAGCAAAATTGCCGTACGCGACTTCAACTTTTACTACGGCACCTTCCATGCGCTGAAAAACGTCAACATGGACATTCCGGCCAATAAGGTAACCGCCTTTATCGGCCCCTCCGGCTGCGGCAAATCCACCCTGCTGCGCACCTTCAACCGCATGTACGACCTCTACCCCGGCATGAAAGCCGATGGCCAGCTCTTGCTCGACGGCAAAAACATCCTCGACAAAAATGTCGACTTAAATCTCTTGCGCGCCAAAGTGGGCATGGTATTTCAAAAGCCCACCCCGTTTCCGATGTCGATTTACGACAACGTTACTTTCGGCGTGAAGCTGTATGAAAGCCTGAGCCGCAGCGAATTGGATGACCGCGTGGAATGGGCCTTGCGTAAAGCTGCCTTGTGGGGCGAAGTGAAAGACAAACTCAAGCAATCGGGCAACTCACTTTCCGGCGGCCAGCAACAGCGCCTGTGCATCGCCCGCGCCGTGGCCTCCAAGCCGGAAGTGGTGCTGCTGGACGAGCCCACCTCCGCCTTGGACCCCATCTCCACCGCCCATATTGAAGAGCTGGTAACCGAGCTGAAAAAAGATTACACCATCGCCATCGTTACCCACAATATGCAGCAGGCCGCACGCGTGTCCGACTACACGGCCTATATGTACTTGGGCGAACTAATGGAAGTGGGCGAAACCACGCAAATCCTCACCAAGCCCGGCCGCAAAGAAACCGAAGACTATATTACCGTTAAGTTTGGCTAA
- the pstC gene encoding phosphate ABC transporter permease subunit PstC translates to MSDLHQRLANQRRLDWLFVGTTKLFALLVLASLAGIMISLVIGAIPSMKQFGFGFFTNANWDPVAGDYGALAPIYGTLVTSFIALMVAVPVSFGIALFLTELSPNWLKRPLGIAIELLAGIPSIIYGMWGLFVFAPFFGEYVQPYLIEYLGPIPVIGTLFQGAPMGIGLFTASLILAIMIIPFIASVMRDVFEITPPMLKESAYGLGATTWEVVRHVVLPYTKAGVVGGIILGLGRALGETMAVTFVIGNTFNISASLYNSGVSITSALANEFAEANDKLHLSSLLYLGLILFIITFVVLVISKIMLLRMQRNEGRAH, encoded by the coding sequence ATGAGCGATTTACATCAAAGGCTGGCCAACCAGCGCCGCTTGGACTGGCTATTTGTCGGCACCACCAAATTGTTTGCCTTGCTGGTTTTGGCCAGCTTGGCCGGCATTATGATTTCCTTGGTGATCGGCGCCATCCCCAGCATGAAGCAATTCGGCTTCGGCTTTTTCACCAACGCCAACTGGGATCCGGTGGCCGGCGATTACGGCGCATTGGCGCCGATTTACGGCACCTTGGTTACTTCTTTTATTGCACTGATGGTGGCGGTACCGGTGAGCTTCGGTATTGCCCTGTTCCTCACCGAATTAAGCCCCAACTGGCTTAAACGCCCGCTGGGCATTGCTATTGAATTGCTGGCCGGCATTCCCTCCATTATCTACGGCATGTGGGGATTGTTTGTGTTTGCGCCGTTTTTTGGCGAATACGTACAGCCTTATTTGATTGAATACCTAGGCCCCATTCCGGTAATCGGCACCCTGTTTCAAGGCGCGCCGATGGGCATCGGCCTTTTCACCGCCTCACTGATTCTGGCGATTATGATTATCCCGTTTATCGCCTCGGTAATGCGCGACGTGTTTGAAATCACCCCGCCCATGCTGAAAGAATCGGCCTACGGCTTGGGCGCTACCACTTGGGAAGTGGTGCGCCATGTGGTGCTGCCCTACACCAAAGCCGGTGTGGTGGGCGGCATTATCTTGGGCTTGGGGCGCGCACTGGGCGAAACCATGGCGGTCACTTTTGTGATCGGCAACACCTTCAACATCTCCGCCAGCCTCTACAACTCGGGCGTGTCGATTACCTCGGCACTGGCCAACGAGTTTGCCGAAGCCAACGACAAGCTGCATTTGTCTTCGCTGCTGTATCTGGGTTTGATTTTGTTCATTATCACCTTTGTGGTGTTGGTGATTTCCAAAATCATGTTGCTGCGTATGCAGCGCAATGAAGGCCGCGCGCATTAA
- a CDS encoding GAF domain-containing protein produces the protein MHTIKLNSHDKASRYRQLLPQLTALIEDETDLTANLANICAALKDSFDWLWVGFYRADNHTRQLILGPFQGPPACTRIAHGRGVCGQAWAAAQTLVVADVNAHPDHIACSSLAQSEIVVPVLDGHNNVALVLDVDADHTACFDQTDAQYLQQLAALISRHHFSSPTTTQGL, from the coding sequence ATGCACACCATTAAACTGAACAGCCACGACAAAGCCAGCCGCTACCGGCAACTGCTACCGCAATTGACTGCCTTGATCGAAGACGAAACCGACCTCACCGCCAATCTGGCCAATATTTGCGCCGCCCTGAAAGACAGCTTTGACTGGCTGTGGGTGGGCTTTTACCGCGCCGACAACCACACCCGCCAGCTGATCTTGGGGCCATTTCAAGGCCCACCTGCCTGTACCCGCATTGCCCACGGGCGCGGCGTGTGCGGCCAAGCCTGGGCAGCGGCACAAACGCTGGTGGTGGCCGATGTCAACGCCCATCCGGACCACATTGCCTGCTCCTCGCTGGCGCAATCGGAAATCGTGGTGCCGGTGCTGGATGGCCACAATAACGTGGCATTGGTATTAGATGTGGATGCCGACCACACCGCCTGCTTCGACCAAACCGATGCACAATACCTGCAACAACTGGCCGCATTGATAAGCCGACACCATTTCAGCAGCCCCACTACCACGCAAGGGCTATGA
- a CDS encoding metallophosphoesterase: protein MTPTSPLFQTLPAGPLDIIGDVHGEWAALQALLHHLGYDEQGRHPQGRKLVFVGDLCDRGQDSPAVLDWVTQAMAAERAWAVLGNHELNLLMSDPKDGSGWYFQPRPQDEQRYAPWQHYPEQHKAALHAQLQQWPLLLQRADLRIIHAAWLPESLQQIADAGTMPLLAQYRHWEADFHSQFQRSEWHDAYHQEQQHFQAALEDESHPMAYLPATGAYDLLRSHANPIRALTCGVEIEAPAPFYANGRWRFTARSPWWHNYQQATPVLIGHYWRTWQTQPTPPHRLTLFTEAAQAWQGAQQSVFCLDYSVGARWRERRNGVPTSRSRFHLAAMRWPEQVLVRDDGTVSTAVR, encoded by the coding sequence ATGACACCCACATCCCCCCTTTTCCAGACCTTACCGGCTGGCCCACTGGACATCATCGGCGACGTGCACGGCGAATGGGCAGCACTGCAAGCGCTGTTACACCACTTGGGCTACGACGAACAAGGCCGCCATCCGCAAGGCCGCAAACTGGTGTTTGTGGGCGACTTGTGCGATCGCGGCCAAGACAGCCCGGCCGTGCTGGACTGGGTGACGCAAGCCATGGCCGCCGAACGTGCTTGGGCGGTGCTGGGCAACCACGAGCTCAACCTGCTGATGAGCGACCCCAAAGACGGCTCCGGCTGGTATTTTCAGCCGCGTCCGCAAGACGAGCAGCGTTATGCGCCATGGCAACACTATCCCGAGCAACATAAAGCTGCGCTGCACGCACAATTGCAGCAATGGCCGCTGCTGCTGCAACGTGCCGATTTGCGCATCATCCATGCCGCTTGGCTGCCTGAAAGCCTACAGCAAATCGCCGATGCCGGTACCATGCCCCTATTGGCGCAATACCGACATTGGGAAGCCGATTTCCATAGCCAATTTCAACGCAGCGAATGGCATGATGCTTATCACCAAGAGCAGCAGCATTTCCAGGCAGCCTTGGAAGACGAAAGCCACCCCATGGCCTATTTGCCCGCCACCGGCGCTTATGATTTGCTGCGCAGCCACGCCAACCCCATCCGTGCACTGACCTGCGGCGTAGAAATCGAAGCACCAGCACCGTTTTATGCCAACGGCCGCTGGCGCTTTACCGCCCGTTCCCCGTGGTGGCACAACTACCAACAAGCCACGCCAGTGCTGATCGGCCATTACTGGCGCACTTGGCAAACCCAGCCCACGCCACCGCACCGCCTCACCCTGTTTACCGAAGCGGCGCAAGCCTGGCAAGGGGCGCAACAATCGGTTTTCTGCCTGGATTACTCGGTAGGCGCGCGCTGGCGCGAACGCCGCAACGGCGTACCCACGAGCCGGTCACGTTTTCATCTGGCCGCCATGCGCTGGCCAGAACAAGTATTGGTGCGAGACGACGGCACCGTCAGCACCGCCGTGCGCTAA
- the tpiA gene encoding triose-phosphate isomerase, which translates to MWQQKWVMGNWKMNGRQAANAALLSALRALPASDALVGVAVPAVYITQAAAALADSAVWVGAQDVSRFGDNGAYTGEVSAAMLADAGVQFVLLGHSERRQYFGEDNVLLQTKWQHAVAAGLVPILCVGETLTQREAGEAEAVVAEQLSLLAALKADTVAVAYEPVWAIGTGQVATVAQIGDMHGFIYRQILSLCGESAKIRVLYGGSVNAENAAAILAVPGVDGALVGGASLQAAAFATIIDAAQQASRLAV; encoded by the coding sequence ATGTGGCAGCAAAAATGGGTGATGGGCAACTGGAAGATGAACGGACGGCAAGCGGCCAATGCGGCTTTATTGTCGGCCTTGCGTGCCTTGCCCGCATCCGATGCGCTGGTTGGTGTGGCCGTGCCTGCGGTTTATATAACGCAAGCGGCTGCCGCTTTGGCCGATAGCGCGGTTTGGGTGGGCGCACAGGATGTGAGCCGCTTTGGCGACAATGGCGCTTATACCGGCGAAGTTAGCGCCGCCATGCTGGCCGATGCGGGTGTGCAGTTTGTATTGCTGGGGCATTCCGAGCGGCGCCAGTATTTCGGTGAAGACAATGTCCTACTGCAAACCAAATGGCAGCACGCAGTAGCCGCCGGATTAGTGCCGATTTTGTGTGTGGGTGAAACCTTGACGCAGCGCGAAGCCGGAGAAGCAGAAGCGGTGGTGGCCGAGCAATTGTCATTATTGGCAGCCTTAAAAGCCGACACCGTGGCCGTGGCCTATGAGCCGGTTTGGGCCATCGGCACCGGCCAAGTGGCCACCGTGGCGCAAATTGGCGACATGCACGGCTTTATTTACCGGCAAATCTTGTCTTTGTGCGGCGAGAGTGCTAAAATCCGCGTCCTTTACGGTGGTAGCGTGAATGCAGAAAACGCCGCTGCCATTTTGGCTGTGCCGGGTGTAGACGGCGCACTGGTTGGCGGCGCATCGCTTCAGGCAGCCGCTTTTGCCACCATTATTGATGCTGCACAACAAGCCTCGCGCTTGGCTGTTTAA